From Scatophagus argus isolate fScaArg1 chromosome 10, fScaArg1.pri, whole genome shotgun sequence, a single genomic window includes:
- the znf451 gene encoding E3 SUMO-protein ligase ZNF451: MSSPIQADDDEVDEVEFVSEGPVRPVLECIDLLSDSEDEGCSSLAGTLEDKITCHKARVTSTLDRLAHQVAREKKERADKCRAFKEKQILQRAHGQQELAFSSTNGTTQEAKRCVDMWLKMPGVKPGGISAGSARRHRPASFSRSTSTRHTCPVINCGRVYDNASLLDGHLKRFDHSPCDPTINLKGCPSELFACAACGQHYQTKEAWRKHLESKVSSSTPDGHSITQTYQCIVCFACPACYLFFNLRDECLQHMAATNHFTDALAMNETRGGALPVPIPQYVKNRLITLCKDATFNVRCSLCHKVLISHQAAQAHFNVHCRQGCAVAKADKTVAQVMKQLQVRGQCSLCCKLFFSQAEIERHKESAQHDVEVNITMAKAVLQHCRFRETQHMLGDREAQRERRSTNLETPFQKRSKKRSDCEEFPAKRQRLSQSVNGSTGVSSATAWYCECGLQFSEETAASKHLLAANQIFHQCGVCGKHMGESSITRLHMSRFHGGAHLSNFLFYCRKCKVEMPRYEDILSHVSDVHSGHTYFTEQDVPEDLATVIDAIPSTSTLHLSSTKSAVQQNTVETCSLKAERTWMCRMCEDVFDSEDDIRKHCSDVSSHSYQRFMCGHCPQKFFKESTVRRHCMNEHNGQIKSFYFCGLCDSMQFDSESDFLEHYKSLHSRDFYCIDDGEVVQYAVAESTSQLTCPCMGSEKGKEDMKATYTQCMRDLADKGECLYVCAPCDVSVNSYAQMKTHVHTKHPALNLDMTFDVKCKACQESFTGVPSFHEHYHSQHCTFEPCISSRTCSKDTKAVKILSAVEIKPDTNEIEDETLVKFLNMDQTSKESEANGDESDDVMSVSADEARESAEFEEALKRSLLEF; this comes from the exons ATGTCTTCACCAATCCAAGCAGACGACGATGAGGTGGACGAAGTGGAGTTTGTATCA GAGGGTCCTGTCAGACCAGTATTGGAATGTATTGATTTACTGAGTGACAGTGAGGATGAGGGATGTTCATCATTGGCAGGCACG CTTGAAGATAAAATCACCTGCCATAAAGCACGTGTTACATCTACACTGGACAGACTAGCACACCAGGTGGCTcgagagaaaaaggaaagagcaGATAAATGTAGAGCATTCAAG GAGAAGCAAATCCTACAACGAGCCCATGGACAGCAGGAGCTGGCTTTTAGTTCAACAAATGGAACTACCCAGGAAGCAAAGCGTTGTGTAGACATGTGGTTAAAGATGCCAG GTGTTAAACCTGGAGGGATCAGTGCTGGTTCTGCAAGAAGACACAGACCTGCTTCTTTCTCCAGAAGTACTTCAACCAGACACACTTGTCCAGTGATTAACTGTGGTCGAGTTTATGACAATGCATCCCTCCTCGATGGGCACTTGAAGAG GTTTGATCACTCCCCTTGTGATCCAACCATCAATCTTAAAGGATGTCCTTCAGAACTCTTTGCCTGTGCTGCCTGTGGTCAACATTATCAGACTAAAGAAGCATGGAGGAAACATCTTGAGTCTAAG GTGTCCTCATCTACTCCTGATGGTCACAGCATTACTCAGACCTATCAgtgcattgtgtgttttgccTGTCCTGCCTGCTACCTCTTTTTCAACCTTCGCGATGAATGTCTTCAGCACATGGCGGCCACAAACCACTTCACAGATGCACTCGCCATGAATG aaaccagaggaggagcactgccagTTCCCATCCCACAGTATGTGAAGAATCGACTCATCACTTTGTGCAAGGATGCAACATTCAATGTCCGCTGCTCTTTATGTCACAAAGTGCTGATCTCACATCAGGCAGCTCAAGCTCACTTTAA TGTGCACTGCAGACAAGGCTGTGCGGTGGCCAAGGCTGATAAAACAGTAGCACAGGTTATGAAACAGCTGCAAGTGCGAGGGCAGTGCTCCCTCTGCTGTAAGCTCTTCTTCAGCCAAGCTGAAATCGAAAGACACAAGGAATCGGCCCAGCATGACGTGGAGGTCAACATAACAATGGCAAAAGCAGTCCTTCAGCACTGCAGGTTTAGGGAAACTCAACACATGTTGGGAGATAGAGAGGCACAGAGGGAAAGACGGTCCACTAACCTTGAAACACCTTTTCAAAAGAGAAGCAAGAAGAGGAGCGATTGTGAAGAATTTCCAGCCAAACGGCAAAGACTAAGCCAGAGTGTGAACGGCAGCACTGGTGTGAGCTCAGCAACAGCATGGTACTGCGAGTGTGGTCTGCAGTTCTCAGAGGAGACTGCAGCCAGTAAGCATCTCTTGGCCGCGAACCAGATTTTCCATCAGTGTGGCGTGTGTGGCAAACACATGGGAGAGTCCTCAATTACCCGCTTGCACATGAGTCGTTTTCATGGGGGAGCTCATCTCTCGAACTTCCTCTTCTACTGCCGCAAGTGCAAAGTGGAAATGCCTCGATACGAAGATATCCTGTCACATGTGTCAGATGTTCACAGCGGACACACCTACTTCACTGAACAAGATGTGCCCGAGGACCTTGCCACCGTTATCGATGCCATACCGTCCACCAGCACCCTACATTTATCTTCCACAAAGTCCGCAGTCCAGCAGAACACAGTAGAAACATGTTCCTTGAAGGCAGAGCGGACTTGGATGTGCAGGATGTGTGAGGATGTCTTCGACTCGGAGGACGACATCCGCAAACACTGCAGTGACGTGAGCAGTCACAGCTATCAGAGATTCATGTGTGGCCACTGCCCTCAGAAGTTCTTTAAGGAGTCCACTGTGCGCCGACATTGTATGAACGAGCACAACGGGCAGATAAAAAGCTTCTACTTTTGTGGCCTCTGTGACAGCATGCAGTTCGACTCTGAGAGCGACTTTCTGGAGCACTACAAGAGTCTTCACAGTAGGGACTTTTACTGTATAGATGATGGCGAAGTTGTTCAGTATGCTGTTGCTGAAAGCACCAGTCAGCTTACATGCCCATGCATGGGTTCAGAAAAGGGCAAAGAGGACATGAAAGCTACATATACGCAATGCATGAGGGACCTGGCAGATAAAGGAgaatgtctgtatgtgtgtgctcctTGTGATGTATCTGTGAACTCCTATGCACAGATGAAGACTCACGTTCACACAAAACACCCCGCTTTAAACCTGGACATGACCTTTGATGTCAAATGCAAAGCTTGCCAGGAGAGTTTTACTGGAGTACCAAGTTTCCATGAACACTATCACTCCCAACACTGCACATTTGAACCGTGCATAAGCTCCAGGACCTGCAGTAAAGACACAAaagctgtaaaaatactcaGTGCAGTGGAGATCAAACCAGACACCAACG agatTGAAGATGAAACTCTTGTGAAGTTTTTGAACATGGATCAAACCAGCAAAGAGAGTGAAGCTAATGGAG ATGAATCGGATGACGTAATGTCTGTGAGTGCAGACGAAGCAAGAGAGTCAGCAG agTTTGAAGAAGCTCTTAAAAGAAGTCTTTTGGAGTTTTAA
- the bag2 gene encoding BAG family molecular chaperone regulator 2 encodes MAQAKIQAKMSEPPSAKFSRTLSMADRSGRLLESLDQLEVRVEALREAASAMEQERECILEMIQSIQNGQEMRNICAGEREELGLTANRLMGRTLSVEISVGTIRNPQQEEALRKATAIIDELVKKLLDDMDNSRQRLQALHAACVTEAPPVPIDQKFQAIVISCALEDQKKIKRRLETLLRNVGNAEKNIKIMDHQKLEEPKANGCH; translated from the exons ATGGCTCAAGCGAAAATCCAGGCCAAAATGAGCGAGCCTCCCAGCGCTAAGTTCAGCAGGACGCTGTCCATGGCAGATCGCTCCGGACGACTGCTGGAAAGTTTGGATCAGCTGGAAGTGAG ggtggaGGCTTTACGCGAAGCAGCTTCAGCCATGGAGCAGGAAAGAGAGTGCATCCTGGAAATGATTCAGTCCATACAGAACGGACAAGAAATGCGAAACATCTGCGCTG GGGAGAGGGAAGAGCTAGGCTTGACTGCAAACCGCCTCATGGGCCGCACTCTGTCTGTGGAGATCTCTGTCGGCACAATCAGAAACCCCCAGCAGGAGGAGGCGCTGCGCAAGGCCACGGCCATAATTGATGAACTTGTGAAAAAACTACTGGATGACATGGACAACAGCCGGCAGCGACTGCAGGCCCTGCACGCGGCCTGTGTCACTGAGGCCCCGCCCGTCCCCATCGACCAAAAGTTTCAGGCCATCGTGATCAGCTGTGCTCTGGAGGACCAGAAGAAGATCAAGCGGAGGCTTGAGACTTTGCTGAGGAACGTtggaaatgcagagaagaaCATCAAGATTATGGATCACCAAAAACTGGAGGAACCGAAAGCGAATGGCTGTCACTAA